In Papaver somniferum cultivar HN1 chromosome 9, ASM357369v1, whole genome shotgun sequence, the genomic stretch TACCCTCAATGTGTAAGGATAATTTGCATCATTTAAACTAATCTCACTCTCTTTGTTTTTGATATGTAGTCATGCTTAGATTCATTGTATAGGTGTTCATGTCTAAACATAGGGATCAGAGGTTGGCAACTAGATTCATGGGGTACAATAGTAGTATCATGTCAGACCTTACACTGAAAATCCAGTAAAGAGCTCCATTAGCAAAGCTTTTAAGATTTTGCTAATGGAGCTCCATTGCAAAATCTTTTGCACCTCATTAGCAAAAAAGACCTCAATATGTGTGAAAAAATCCATTAGTATCATGTCAGACCTTACACTGAAAAGCATCCAGCTATTGGCAAATATGGGTTCCTTTCTTTGCCTTAATTCGTTTTTACTGTCAGGAAGAGTTCAATAATGAAGCAACCATCAAAAATCATCATCTCGACAATTTCATTACTGCTCTTCATAGCCTTCCGGGCTCGTTGTTCCAACTGCTTCATTGCTTTGACACAATCGTCAAGGACTGACTCCAGGTTTGGTTTTCAGTTGAGAAGAGCACGGACGTAGGTATCGCCATTTATATTTTTCCATTGCTTCAAGCCCTTGTTTGCCTTGGAGAAATGGACCAATTGAGACTAGATCAGCCGTGAATGAGTTCTCGTTGTATGGATTTCAGGGACTATGTAGATACAAAGTGAGGGAGAAACTGATTCCATCTTTTCTATGATCAGTGAAACCCACATTGCAAAAATCGAAGCGGTGCTTGGTCTTACTGCACCTCATTGCACATCTCGCTGGGCATTCTGTGAGCACCACAGAAACGGAAACAGTCAGATACCAAAAAAATAACTGCTTTATTCTGACTCTGGTGACTGACATTCTTAGTTATCAATCTAGCAGTATATTAACACTTATATTAAACCAAAAATTACAGGATGGTTTCATGGTTCTTGGTCCGTAATGTctttgatagatttttttttctctaagcAAATGAAACACTAGGAATCCTCAACCAGCAGGCTAGGCAGCTATACCAGTGGTCTTGTCCAAAATATTGAAACTTTGATAGTTTTAGACGAAGGGGCTTAGGGAGTGGGTTCCCAAATTGCAAGTTCTAGGTAATATTGAAAATgcaagaaaataaatttttttgatgTTTGTCCATTGATTCTAGTAATATCAGTTGCATTCTTAAAACCATCACCTGAAGCTTCAGGATGAATCCTTAAGCATTGGTTTACAAAATCAAATGATACATAATCTTCATTCAAAACTGCCCATATAAGTTATCTTCTTGTTGAGGCTTTAACTGTTGTATAATTTACCCAACAGAGCCTTCGAGTTTCAAGCTGAAGAGCTCGTTCACTTCGGCACCAAATTCAGCTGGAAGCTTTTTAACAACATCCCCACAAAACCCGGAAACCATGACATTGACGGCCGCTTCTTGACCAATTCCTCTCTGCTTAAAGAAGAATAGTTGATCTGTACCGATTTGAGAGACTGAAGCTTCATGCTCCAACTTAGATGTGGTGTTGCTTTGCTCTTGAGTAGGGTCAGTATTAGCACTAGCATCTCCTAAAAGCATCGAATCACATTGCGTAAAGTTTCGTGAGTTAACAGCACCTGTAAGTACTTTTACTTCCCCCCTATAAGTAGTCCTCGAATTTCCTGCCGAAATACTCTTAGAGATAATAGTACTCTTTGTTCTTTTTCCCTTGTGTGTCATCTTAGACCCTGTATCAGCTTGCTGATGGTTATTGGTTATTGTGAGTGAATAGAACTCTCCCACAGAATCATCCCCCTCCATAATAACACTCGGATACTTCCAAGTAATCGCTGATCCCGTCTCAACCTGAGTCCAAGATATCTTAGCACGGTCACCTTTGCAAATGCCACGCTTCGTGACAAAATTATAAATCCCACCTTTCCCTTCCTCGTCCCCAGCATACCAATTCTGCACAGTTGAGTATCTAATCTCTGCATCCGTTGCAGCGTGAAGCTCCACCACAGCAGCATGAAGCTGATTAGTGTCATAAGCTGGAGCAGTACACCCTTCCAAGTATTCCACCGTGCTCCCTTCCTCTGCAATTATGATGGTTCTCTCAAATTGCCCAGTCTCCATAGCATTTATTCGGAAATAAGTTGAAATTGGCATCGGACAAACCGTATTCTTGGGGATATAACAAAATGACCCATCACTAAACACAGCAGAATTCAGTGCAGCAAAATAGTTGTCACAAGGGGGAACAACTTTACCTAAATATTTCTGAACTAAATCTGGGTACTCTCTGATTGCTTCAGATATTGAACAAAAGATGACACCTTTAGCTAGTAAAGTTTCTCGATGTGTCGTAGCGATGGAAACACTATCAAACACTGCATCAACAGCAACATTAGCTAACCTATTTTGTTCACTTAATGGAACCCCTAATctctcaaaatacttaagaagcTCAGGATCAGCTTCTTCTAAACTATTCAAAGTAGGTTTCTTCTTTGGTTCAGAGTAATAACAAATATTCTGCAAATCAATTGGTGGGTATATATTATCAGACCAATGCGGTTCTTCCATCTTCAAAAATTCTTTATAAGAATTTAACCTAAATTTAAGCATCCATTCAGGTTCTTGTTTTTTTGCAGAAATAAATCTAATTGTTTCTTTTGATAATCCTTTAGGTATTGAAAAAGACTCGATATCTGATGCAAATCCCCATTTATAATCCCTTTTAAGGAATTTTTCAATTGCATCAGTAGAGGAGCTTGAAGAAGGTTTATTACCTGTTAATGGAGCTGCTTGATCAACTGTTTGTGATGATTCTGCACGAATTCCTGCAAACCTTGTTGTTGAATTAGGGTTTCGTGGGTTTAgaaactttagggttttggttcttggagtaaaaacttttgatgtttctaaTGGGGATTGTGGTGTGAATCTTAAACTACCATTAGCACGTAATGAAGTAGCCATGGATGAAGAGGTTTTCTGATGAACGGAGAAATTATTGAATTCTTGTCGCCGATTTGCTTTGCTCTTCTTTTTTTATACGGATGCATGCATGCTTTTTGCTGTAGATACGACACAGGTTTGCATAAAGCAATCGTACTTGGGCTTTTTATGGGCCGAAGGAAGGGCAATTCACCACCCATGCAGCAGACTTATACTAAACAAAATTTTGTAGACGTTGCTGCTACGCGTTTAGGTGCCAAGTACAAATTTTGTAGGTTTGGAAATCATTTTCAGATGTAAAGTTCACTATTCCTCATCTTTCTAATCAAGATAAGGTTTACAGGAGTGTAAGACTGTAATGTCAGTGTCATCTATCCATATTGTGACTTTGCTGATTCATATCTGATCCATATTTGACACACTTCACATTTAGGTGACGCAATTTGAGAGGAGGTGACTCAATACGAATAAAGTTGTTCTACCATGAAAGAACCAAAGAAAGGAGAAAGTCGCCTTTCTACCCCAAATAGCCATGCACAAACAGAGATGATCTTTAAAGTTTGAAAATACCTTTGGAAAAACACAGAAATATGATTTTTGGAATAAAGATGGCATACATTTTAGAGAAAGCACTGCACTTTATTCGTCACTAAAGCTGGGTTTCGGTTTAATTTCTATtactttttggatacaaattcatactcATAATTAGCAATAAAGCCAAGATAAACTTATCCATAACCCTAGTGCTGTTGGTTGGCTCTTGATTTGtttaatttatttggtttgttttTGCTTGgatttcttttctgttcttttgtgtttcaagatttttgaaaagcaaccaAGCTGTAGTTTGAGAATAAAGTGAAACTGCTCTTAGGTCCCAATTGATCTTTAGCGTTTCATATAGTCATTTTAATTGGCTGGTCGTATAAAACGTTTACAAACCGAGCTGGGCCTCCACTAGAAGGCATACTCTGTTGTCGTTAGGATGAATACCTAGAAGCCAATTTTTGTTTatgctaatttttttttgaacgaGTCCGATTCTGGGCACATTCTATAACAAACATACGCGTAGTATTTCAATCCCATCTTTCTAAATTTGCTTTCAGGAGTTACATAacgagaaatgaaatttttagcaAGTGCAAGAATGGGATCATCCGCTAACTACTTAACCGATCAATTTAACATGTCAAACTAACACTGTCTGAAGAAGCATACACTGAAATAAAGTCAGTTTGAATGGCAAGGTTAATGAAATCGTCTTTTAACAATTATTTTTCCTTCGCTCACAAAATGTTAACTCAGAAAGCTTTTTCTCACGATGCAAACGAGAATTAATGACGTCTGGTTTAAGAATAGGAGACTAGACT encodes the following:
- the LOC113314438 gene encoding UPF0051 protein ABCI8, chloroplastic-like, which translates into the protein MATSLRANGSLRFTPQSPLETSKVFTPRTKTLKFLNPRNPNSTTRFAGIRAESSQTVDQAAPLTGNKPSSSSSTDAIEKFLKRDYKWGFASDIESFSIPKGLSKETIRFISAKKQEPEWMLKFRLNSYKEFLKMEEPHWSDNIYPPIDLQNICYYSEPKKKPTLNSLEEADPELLKYFERLGVPLSEQNRLANVAVDAVFDSVSIATTHRETLLAKGVIFCSISEAIREYPDLVQKYLGKVVPPCDNYFAALNSAVFSDGSFCYIPKNTVCPMPISTYFRINAMETGQFERTIIIAEEGSTVEYLEGCTAPAYDTNQLHAAVVELHAATDAEIRYSTVQNWYAGDEEGKGGIYNFVTKRGICKGDRAKISWTQVETGSAITWKYPSVIMEGDDSVGEFYSLTITNNHQQADTGSKMTHKGKRTKSTIISKSISAGNSRTTYRGEVKVLTGAVNSRNFTQCDSMLLGDASANTDPTQEQSNTTSKLEHEASVSQIGTDQLFFFKQRGIGQEAAVNVMVSGFCGDVVKKLPAEFGAEVNELFSLKLEGSVG